In Zingiber officinale cultivar Zhangliang chromosome 6A, Zo_v1.1, whole genome shotgun sequence, a single genomic region encodes these proteins:
- the LOC121995040 gene encoding bidirectional sugar transporter SWEET6b-like, which yields MTMNQDTIRNIVGIFGNIISCGLFLSPLPTFIQIIKTKAVEQFSPIPYLATLLQCMLWLFYGLPFVHPNSLLIVTINGIGLVFETTYLSIFFAYATREGRLKVLKILAIEILFMLVVVLLVLLLTHTTTKRSFIVGILCIIFGTCMYASPLVVMKLVIQTKSVEYMPFTLSFVSFINAVCWTTYGLLPFDINVLVPNGLGVILAFAQLVLYACYYKSTPKKENNAEIELSV from the exons ATGACTATGAACCAGGACACCATCCGGAACATCGTCGGAATTTTTG GCAACATCATCTCTTGTGGCTTGTTCTTGTCACCTCT GCCGACATTTATACAGATCATAAAAACTAAGGCTGTAGAGCAGTTTTCTCCAATCCCCTACCTCGCAACGTTGCTCCAATGCATGCTTTGGCTTTTCTATGGCCTCCCCTTCGTCCACCCCAACAGCCTTCTCATCGTCACCATCAATGGTATTGGATTAGTTTTTGAGACCACATACCTCTCCATCTTCTTCGCCTATGCTACGCGCGAAGGCAGA TTGAAAGTGCTCAAGATATTGGCAATAGAGATTCTCTTCATGCTAGTGGTGGTATTGCTGGTGCTCCTATTAACCCACACGacaaccaagaggtcgttcattGTGGGCATTCTTTGTATTATCTTTGGAACTTGCATGTATGCCTCTCCTCTTGTAGTGATG AAACTTGTGATTCAGACAAAAAGCGTGGAATACATGCCCTTCACACTCTCTTTTGTCAGCTTCATTAATGCAGTTTGCTGGACCACCTATGGTCTCCTCCCCTTTGACATCAACGTCCTC GTTCCAAATGGTTTGGGAGTCATTCTTGCCTTTGCCCAACTGGTTCTCTATGCTTGTTACTATAAATCCACACCGAAAAAGGAAAACAACGCTGAAATCGAGCTATCTGTTTAA
- the LOC121995041 gene encoding bidirectional sugar transporter SWEET5-like, producing MIMNQSIIRNIVGIIGNVISCGLFLSPMPTYIQIIKSKDVKKFSPIPYLATLLNCLLWFFYGLPIVHPNSLLVITINSIGIAFELFYLTVFLIYAARQGRLKVMKLLALEMVFMIVVVTSVLLLIHTTTKRSLVVGILCIIFGTCMYASPLVVMKLVIQTKSVEFMPFTLSLASFLNGVCWTSYGFLPFDINLLVPNGLGTLFGLAQLVLYACYFKSTSNKDARAEVELPV from the exons ATGATTATGAACCAAAGCATCATCCGCAACATCGTCGGAATAATAG GGAATGTAATCTCATGTGGTTTGTTTTTGTCGCCCAT GCCGACGTATATACAAATCATCAAGAGCAAGGATGTGAAGAAGTTTTCGCCAATCCCTTACCTCGCTACATTACTCAATTgcttgctttggtttttctatgGGTTGCCCATTGTCCACCCCAATAGCCTTCTCGTGATCACCATCAATAGCATTGGTATAGCCTTTGAACTATTCTACCTCACTGTTTTCTTAATCTATGCTGCTCGCCAAGGCCGC TTGAAGGTCATGAAACTATTAGCACTTGAGATGGTGTTCATGATAGTTGTAGTAACTTCAGTGCTCTTGTTGATCCACACAACCACTAAGAGATCATTAGTTGTGGGTATCCTCTGTATCATCTTTGGAACTTGCATGTATGCCTCCCCTCTTGTGGTGATG AAACTTGTGATTCAAACAAAGAGCGTGGAGTTCATGCCTTTCACACTTTCTCTTGCTAGCTTCCTCAATGGAGTTTGTTGGACTAGCTATGGTTTTCTCCCCTTCGATATCAATCTCCTC GTTCCAAATGGTTTAGGGACTCTCTTTGGCCTTGCCCAACTAGTTCTCTATGCTTGTTATTTCAAGTCCACATCGAATAAGGATGCTAGAGCTGAAGTGGAGCTACCCGTCTAA
- the LOC121996939 gene encoding formate dehydrogenase, mitochondrial, with translation MAMLRAAKHAMRALGSRAPDASPFARMLHASTGSKKIVGVFYKANEYASMNPKFVGCVEGSLGIRDWLESQGHQYIVTDDKEGPNCELEKHIPDMHVLITTPFHPAYVTEERIKKAKNLQLLLTAGIGSDHIDLKAAAAAGLTVAEVTGSNTVSVAEDELMRILILVRNFLPGYHQVINGDWNVAAIAYRAYDLEGKTVGTVGAGRIGKLLLQRLKPFNCNLLYHDRLKMEPDLEKEIGAKFEEDLDKMLPKCDVIVINTPLTEKTRGLFNKERIGKLKKGVLIVNNARGAIMDTQAVADACSSGHIAGYSGDVWNPQPAPKDHPWRYMPNHAMTPHISGTTIDGQLRYAAGTKDMLDRYFKGQDFPAQNYIVKEGKLASQYQ, from the exons ATGGCGATGTTGAGGGCGGCGAAGCATGCGATGAGAGCGCTGGGATCGAGGGCTCCGGATGCGTCGCCTTTCGCTAGGATGCTCCAT GCTTCTACTGGGAGCAAGAAGATAGTCGGAGTATTCTATAAAGCCAACGAGTATGCATCAATGAATCCCAAGTTTGTTGGTTGCGTGGAAGGATCCTTAGGCATCCGGGACTGGCTTGAATCTCAAGGCCACCAATATATTGTCACTGACGATAAAGAAGGCCCGAATTGTG AACTTGAGAAACATATTCCTGATATGCATGTTCTTATAACAACCCCATTTCATCCGGCATATGTTACTGAAGAGAGGATAAAGAAGGCCAAAAACTTGCAACTTCTTCTGACTGCTGGAATTGGCTCAGATCACATTGATCTGAAAGCTGCAGCTGCAGCTGGATTGACAGTTGCAGAAGTCACTGGGAGCAATACAGTCTCTGTTGCAGAGGACGAGCTGATGCGAATCCTTATCCTTGTTCGGAACTTCTTACCTGGATATCATCAGGTGATTAATGGTGACTGGAATGTTGCAGCTATTGCCTACAGGGCTTATGATCTTGAAGGCAAGACTGTCGGAACTGTTGGTGCTGGCCGCATAGGGAAGCTTCTGCTCCAGCGTTTGAAGCCTTTCAACTGCAATTTGCTCTATCATGACCGCCTCAAGATGGAACCTGACTTAGAGAAAGAGATCGGGGCTAAGTTTGAGGAAGATCTTGATAAAATGCTTCCCAAGTGTGACGTTATTGTTATAAACACTCCTCTTACAGAGAAAACCAG AGGATTGTTTAACAAGGAAAGAATCGGAAAGCTGAAGAAAGGAGTCCTTATTGTGAATAATGCTCGAGGTGCAATCATGGACACTCAAGCAGTAGCAGATGCTTGTTCCAGTGGGCACATTGCTG GTTACAGTGGCGATGTTTGGAATCCGCAGCCAGCTCCCAAGGATCATCCATGGAGGTACATGCCAAACCATGCCATGACACCCCATATTTCTGGCACTACTATTGACGGTCAA CTGAGATACGCAGCTGGAACCAAGGACATGCTGGATAGATACTTCAAGGGACAAGACTTCCCAGCCCAAAACTACATTGTCAAGGAAGGAAAGCTAGCGAGCCAATACCAGTGA